Proteins from a genomic interval of Kitasatospora herbaricolor:
- a CDS encoding helix-turn-helix transcriptional regulator, translated as MTAHSADLWSYAEIARHISVQPETVRNYRRHGLLPEPDSHDTAGHPRWHADTIRAWARSRPRHR; from the coding sequence ATGACCGCGCACAGCGCCGACCTCTGGTCGTACGCCGAGATCGCCCGCCACATCAGCGTCCAGCCCGAGACCGTCCGCAACTACCGCCGGCACGGGCTGCTGCCCGAGCCCGACTCGCACGACACCGCGGGGCACCCCCGCTGGCACGCCGACACCATCAGGGCCTGGGCCCGCAGCCGGCCGCGCCACCGCTGA
- a CDS encoding branched-chain amino acid transaminase: protein MALPEASTIWLDGALVPWHEARTHVLTHGLHYGTGVLEGTRVFATADGPAVFRLPEHLRRLERSAHMLRMQLPYSADDLTKATAELVRANGHQSCYLRHFAFLGYGSMGIDMRHSPVTVSIAGWEWQGQLPGSDAGITLKTSSWRRNDPNAVPPAAKATGPYLNSVLARREANDAGYDEALLLGPDGSVSECTGENVFAVRDGVLRTPPASAGALEGITQDTVLTLARDLGLPVRVESLLRSDLYAADELFVCGTAAGVVAVRSLDDRELPAAPGPVTDRLREAYLAAVSGADPRYRHWLTWVE from the coding sequence ATGGCTCTTCCCGAAGCTTCGACGATCTGGTTGGACGGCGCGCTGGTGCCCTGGCACGAGGCGCGGACCCATGTGCTGACGCACGGCCTGCACTACGGCACGGGGGTGCTGGAGGGCACCCGGGTGTTCGCGACCGCGGACGGCCCGGCGGTGTTCCGGCTGCCGGAGCACCTGCGCCGGCTGGAGCGCAGCGCCCATATGCTGCGCATGCAACTCCCCTACAGTGCGGATGACTTGACGAAGGCCACGGCGGAGCTGGTCCGGGCCAACGGCCACCAGTCCTGCTACCTGAGGCACTTCGCGTTCCTGGGGTACGGCTCGATGGGGATCGACATGCGGCATTCACCGGTCACGGTGTCGATCGCGGGCTGGGAATGGCAGGGCCAACTCCCGGGCTCGGACGCCGGGATCACCCTGAAGACCAGCAGCTGGCGGCGGAACGACCCGAACGCGGTGCCGCCCGCCGCGAAGGCCACCGGCCCCTATCTGAACTCGGTGCTGGCCCGCCGGGAGGCGAACGACGCGGGTTACGACGAGGCGCTGCTGCTGGGCCCGGACGGCTCGGTGAGCGAGTGCACCGGGGAGAACGTGTTCGCCGTCCGTGACGGGGTGCTGCGCACGCCGCCGGCCAGCGCGGGCGCGCTGGAGGGCATCACCCAGGACACCGTGCTGACGCTGGCCCGCGATCTGGGCCTGCCCGTCCGGGTGGAGAGCCTGCTGCGCTCGGACCTGTACGCGGCGGACGAGCTGTTCGTCTGCGGGACGGCGGCCGGGGTGGTCGCGGTCCGCTCGCTGGACGACCGCGAGCTGCCGGCCGCGCCCGGGCCGGTCACCGACCGGCTGCGGGAGGCGTACCTGGCCGCGGTCTCGGGCGCCGACCCGCGCTACCGGCACTGGCTCACCTGGGTGGAGTGA
- a CDS encoding type II toxin-antitoxin system PemK/MazF family toxin, with product MNAYWVVGAAAVALAVLVGVLARRSRRGPGPGRPPRGGSGPARGGSGGRPAPREIWWAEVPFEDGPGAKDRPCLVLRVNRRTATVAKITSKHHAERPGVLALPPGAVGDARGRTSWLETDELREVPLAAFRRRVGPLDERTWARARRGA from the coding sequence GTGAACGCGTACTGGGTGGTCGGGGCGGCGGCCGTGGCGCTGGCCGTGCTGGTGGGGGTGCTGGCGCGCAGGTCCCGGCGGGGCCCGGGGCCGGGACGCCCGCCGCGGGGCGGGTCCGGGCCCGCACGGGGCGGGTCGGGCGGGCGCCCGGCGCCGCGGGAGATCTGGTGGGCCGAGGTGCCGTTCGAGGACGGTCCGGGGGCCAAGGACCGGCCGTGCCTGGTCCTGCGGGTGAACCGCCGGACGGCGACCGTCGCGAAGATCACCAGCAAGCACCACGCGGAGCGTCCGGGGGTGCTGGCGCTGCCGCCCGGCGCGGTGGGCGACGCCCGGGGCCGGACCAGCTGGCTGGAGACGGACGAGCTGCGCGAGGTGCCGCTGGCCGCCTTCCGCCGCCGGGTCGGCCCGCTCGACGAGCGGACCTGGGCGCGGGCCCGGCGCGGCGCCTGA
- a CDS encoding LLM class flavin-dependent oxidoreductase, translated as MTGRPLKQIHLAAHFPGVNNTTVWTDPASRSQIEFSSFRHLAETAERGKFDFFFLAEGLRLREVKGRIHDLDVVGRPESITVLNALAAVTDRLGLAATVNATFNEPYELARRLASLDHLSEGRAAWNVVTSSDAFTGENFRRGGYLDRADRYTRAAEFVRLAREFWDADGAQVRHAGPQFDVTGTLSLPRPPQGHPVVIQAGDSEEGREFAASAADVIFSRHSTLEAGQAFHADVKRRLAAYGRKPDDLKIMPGVTYVLGDTDADAHERAAEIRRAQVGPRTAIAFLEQVWGVDLSDHDPDGPLPAADPVPDSELVQGRTRLGDPLEIAARWRATAAEKNLTTRELVIELTGRQSFIGSASTVAAQLDEHVQNDAADGFILVPHLTPGGLDDFVDQVVPLLQERGVFRTEYTGRTLREHLGLPSPAGG; from the coding sequence ATGACCGGCCGTCCGCTGAAGCAGATCCACCTCGCCGCGCACTTCCCCGGGGTCAACAACACCACGGTGTGGACGGACCCGGCCTCCCGCAGCCAGATCGAGTTCTCCTCGTTCCGGCATCTCGCCGAGACCGCCGAGCGCGGGAAGTTCGACTTCTTCTTCCTCGCCGAGGGGCTGCGGCTGCGGGAGGTGAAGGGCCGGATCCACGATCTGGACGTGGTGGGCCGGCCGGAGTCGATCACCGTGCTGAACGCGCTGGCGGCGGTCACCGACCGGCTCGGGCTGGCGGCGACGGTGAACGCGACCTTCAACGAACCGTACGAACTGGCCCGGCGGCTGGCCTCGCTCGACCACCTGTCCGAGGGCCGGGCGGCCTGGAACGTGGTGACCTCCTCGGACGCCTTCACCGGGGAGAACTTCCGCCGCGGCGGCTACCTGGACCGCGCCGACCGTTACACCCGGGCCGCCGAGTTCGTCCGGCTCGCCCGGGAGTTCTGGGACGCCGACGGCGCGCAGGTGCGCCATGCGGGACCGCAGTTCGACGTGACGGGCACGCTGTCGCTGCCGCGTCCCCCGCAGGGCCACCCGGTGGTGATCCAGGCGGGCGACTCGGAGGAGGGGCGGGAGTTCGCGGCCTCCGCGGCGGACGTGATCTTCAGCCGGCACAGCACGCTGGAGGCCGGGCAGGCCTTCCACGCGGACGTGAAGCGGCGGCTCGCCGCGTACGGGCGCAAGCCGGACGACCTGAAGATCATGCCCGGGGTGACGTACGTGCTGGGCGACACCGACGCGGACGCCCACGAGCGGGCGGCCGAGATCCGCCGGGCCCAGGTCGGGCCGCGGACGGCGATCGCGTTCCTGGAGCAGGTGTGGGGCGTCGACCTCTCCGACCACGACCCGGACGGGCCGCTGCCGGCGGCCGACCCGGTGCCCGACAGCGAGCTGGTGCAGGGCCGGACCAGGCTGGGGGACCCGCTGGAGATCGCCGCCAGGTGGCGGGCCACCGCCGCCGAGAAGAACCTGACCACCCGTGAGCTGGTGATCGAGCTGACCGGGCGGCAGTCCTTCATCGGCTCGGCGAGCACCGTCGCGGCGCAGCTCGACGAGCACGTGCAGAACGACGCCGCGGACGGCTTCATCCTCGTGCCGCACCTGACTCCGGGCGGCCTGGACGACTTCGTCGACCAGGTGGTGCCGCTGCTGCAGGAGCGCGGGGTGTTCCGGACGGAGTACACCGGCCGGACGCTGCGCGAGCACCTCGGGCTGCCGTCCCCGGCCGGGGGCTGA
- a CDS encoding PTS transporter subunit EIIC, with protein sequence MTTSAKAPAPDAAPVPASAPSPAKKYGQSVLQGLQKIGRSLQLPIAVLPAAGLLLRLGQDDVFGKDGLGWGKVASVFVTAGDAVFGNLPMLFAVGIAIGFAKKADGSTALAALVGFLVYKNVLTAFPITEAKVVDGKYLAATYQNPGVLGGIVIGLLAAMLWQKYHRTRLVDWLGFFNGRRLVPIIMAFVGTAVGVLFALTWGPIGDAIKSLNDTLIGAGALGAGAFGLVNRGLLPVGMHQFVNSYAWFQTGDFTKADGTVVHGDLNRFFAGDPTAGQFMSGFYPIMMFALPAAALAIAHAAKPHRRKAVMGMMMSLALTSFVTGVTEPIEFAFVFIAPALYVIHALLTAVSMAVTWALGVHDGFTFSAGLIDYALAWNKASSPWMIIPIGLVFAALYYFLFRFAITKFDLKTPGREDDEEIEDVTKA encoded by the coding sequence ATGACTACGTCTGCGAAGGCACCGGCGCCCGACGCGGCCCCGGTCCCGGCCTCGGCGCCGAGCCCCGCCAAGAAGTACGGCCAGAGCGTCCTCCAGGGGCTGCAGAAGATCGGCCGCAGCCTCCAGCTCCCGATCGCCGTGCTGCCCGCCGCGGGCCTGCTGCTCCGTCTGGGCCAGGACGACGTCTTCGGCAAGGACGGCCTCGGCTGGGGCAAGGTCGCCTCCGTCTTCGTCACCGCCGGTGACGCGGTCTTCGGCAACCTGCCGATGCTGTTCGCGGTCGGCATCGCCATCGGCTTCGCCAAGAAGGCCGACGGCTCCACCGCGCTCGCCGCGCTGGTCGGCTTCCTGGTCTACAAGAACGTGCTGACCGCCTTCCCGATCACCGAGGCCAAGGTGGTCGACGGCAAGTACCTCGCCGCCACCTACCAGAACCCCGGCGTGCTCGGCGGCATCGTGATCGGCCTGCTGGCCGCCATGCTGTGGCAGAAGTACCACCGCACCCGGCTGGTCGACTGGCTCGGCTTCTTCAACGGCCGCCGCCTCGTCCCGATCATCATGGCCTTCGTCGGGACCGCCGTCGGCGTGCTCTTCGCCCTCACCTGGGGCCCCATCGGCGACGCCATCAAGAGCCTGAACGACACCCTGATCGGTGCCGGTGCGCTCGGCGCGGGCGCCTTCGGCCTGGTCAACCGCGGCCTGCTGCCGGTCGGCATGCACCAGTTCGTCAACTCCTACGCCTGGTTCCAGACCGGTGACTTCACCAAGGCCGACGGCACCGTCGTGCACGGCGACCTCAACCGCTTCTTCGCCGGCGACCCGACCGCCGGACAGTTCATGTCGGGCTTCTACCCGATCATGATGTTCGCGCTGCCCGCCGCCGCCCTGGCCATCGCGCACGCCGCCAAGCCGCACCGCCGCAAGGCCGTGATGGGCATGATGATGTCGCTGGCCCTGACCTCCTTCGTCACCGGTGTCACCGAGCCGATCGAGTTCGCCTTCGTCTTCATCGCCCCCGCCCTGTACGTCATCCACGCGCTGCTGACCGCCGTCTCGATGGCCGTCACCTGGGCCCTCGGCGTGCACGACGGCTTCACCTTCTCGGCCGGCCTGATCGACTACGCGCTCGCCTGGAACAAGGCCTCCAGCCCCTGGATGATCATCCCGATCGGCCTGGTCTTCGCGGCCCTGTACTACTTCCTCTTCCGCTTCGCGATCACCAAGTTCGACCTCAAGACCCCCGGTCGCGAGGACGACGAGGAGATCGAGGACGTCACCAAGGCCTGA
- a CDS encoding LLM class flavin-dependent oxidoreductase, which translates to MPRQLHFSAALDSPGHVRADHYTALARAAERATLDFVTLDDSFTAAPHRPDALAAFARLAPATGRIGLVPAVTTTHTEPFHTSISVNTLDWVSEGRAGWLVTVSGTEEEARAFGRRPVAPPPELWAEAADAVEVAARLWDSWEDDAEIRDIATGRFIDREKLHYTDFQGRYFSVRGPSITPRPPQGRPVVVVALAADDLPERTALATRYADVVLLDAPGPDAARAAADRLRLQAGEQLRILLRLGLALPDRAAADALTERIARTGGVDGFHLVPADPGRDLAAFADRVAPALRARGLLRARYTGRTLRDHLGLARPASRYAAGPDPVAATAPAATRSPAEVSR; encoded by the coding sequence ATGCCCCGCCAGCTGCACTTCTCCGCTGCCCTGGACAGCCCCGGACACGTCCGGGCCGACCACTACACCGCGCTCGCCCGGGCCGCCGAGCGCGCCACCCTGGACTTCGTCACCCTGGACGACTCCTTCACCGCCGCACCGCACCGGCCGGACGCCCTGGCCGCCTTCGCCCGGCTCGCCCCGGCGACCGGGCGGATCGGGCTGGTACCGGCCGTCACCACCACGCACACCGAGCCGTTCCACACCTCGATCTCCGTCAACACCCTGGACTGGGTGAGCGAGGGCCGGGCCGGCTGGCTGGTCACCGTCTCCGGCACCGAGGAGGAGGCCCGCGCCTTCGGCCGGCGGCCGGTCGCCCCGCCGCCGGAGCTGTGGGCCGAGGCCGCCGACGCCGTCGAGGTCGCCGCCCGGCTCTGGGACAGCTGGGAGGACGACGCCGAGATCCGCGACATCGCCACCGGCCGCTTCATCGACCGCGAGAAGCTGCACTACACCGACTTCCAGGGCCGGTACTTCTCGGTCCGCGGCCCGTCCATCACCCCGCGCCCGCCCCAGGGCCGCCCGGTCGTGGTGGTGGCGCTGGCCGCCGACGACCTGCCCGAGCGGACCGCCCTGGCCACCCGGTACGCCGACGTCGTCCTGCTGGACGCCCCCGGCCCCGACGCCGCCCGGGCCGCCGCCGACCGGCTCCGGCTCCAGGCCGGCGAGCAGCTGCGGATCCTGCTGCGCCTCGGCCTCGCCCTCCCCGACCGGGCCGCGGCGGACGCGCTGACCGAGCGGATCGCCCGCACCGGCGGGGTGGACGGGTTCCACCTCGTCCCCGCCGATCCCGGCCGTGACCTCGCCGCCTTCGCCGACCGGGTGGCGCCGGCCCTGCGGGCCCGCGGGCTGCTGCGGGCCCGATACACCGGCCGTACCCTGCGCGACCACCTCGGCCTGGCCCGGCCCGCCAGCCGCTACGCCGCCGGCCCCGACCCGGTCGCCGCCACCGCCCCCGCCGCCACCCGCTCCCCCGCCGAGGTGTCCCGATGA
- a CDS encoding PLP-dependent cysteine synthase family protein produces MRYDSPLEAVGNTPLVRLPRLSAAVPGNEAGQVSLWAKLEDRNPTGSIKDRPALHMIERAEAAGLLTPGCTILEPTSGNTGISLAMAAKLKGYRMVCVMPENTSEERRELLRMWGAEIIGSPAAGGSNTAVRIAKEISAEHPDWVMLYQYGNPDNAGAHYATTGPEILADLPTVTHFVAGLGTTGTLMGVGRFLREKVPGVQIVAAEPRYDDLVYGLRNLDEGFVPELYDAEVLTTRFSVGSADAVRRTRELLQEEGIFAGVSTGAILHAAVGVARKAAAAGERADVVFVVADGGWKYLSTGIYTAGSTEDAVEALQGQLWA; encoded by the coding sequence TTGCGTTACGACAGCCCGCTCGAAGCCGTCGGCAACACCCCGCTGGTGCGGCTGCCCCGGCTCTCGGCCGCCGTCCCCGGGAACGAGGCCGGCCAGGTCTCGCTCTGGGCCAAGCTGGAGGACCGCAACCCCACCGGCTCCATCAAGGACCGCCCGGCCCTGCACATGATCGAGCGCGCCGAGGCGGCCGGGCTGCTCACGCCCGGCTGCACGATCCTGGAGCCGACCAGCGGCAACACCGGCATCTCGCTCGCCATGGCCGCCAAGCTCAAGGGCTACCGGATGGTCTGCGTGATGCCCGAGAACACCAGCGAGGAGCGCCGCGAACTGCTGCGGATGTGGGGCGCCGAGATCATCGGCTCGCCCGCCGCCGGCGGTTCCAACACCGCGGTGCGGATCGCCAAGGAGATCTCCGCCGAGCACCCCGACTGGGTGATGCTCTACCAGTACGGCAACCCCGACAACGCGGGCGCGCACTACGCCACCACCGGCCCCGAGATCCTCGCCGACCTGCCGACCGTCACCCACTTCGTGGCGGGTCTCGGCACCACCGGCACCCTGATGGGCGTGGGCCGGTTCCTGCGCGAGAAGGTCCCCGGCGTGCAGATCGTCGCCGCCGAGCCGCGCTACGACGACCTGGTCTACGGGCTGCGCAACCTCGACGAGGGCTTCGTCCCCGAGCTGTACGACGCCGAGGTGCTCACCACCCGCTTCAGCGTGGGCTCGGCGGACGCCGTCCGCCGCACCCGGGAGCTCCTGCAGGAGGAGGGCATCTTCGCGGGCGTCTCCACCGGCGCGATCCTGCACGCGGCGGTCGGCGTGGCCCGCAAGGCCGCGGCGGCCGGCGAGCGCGCGGACGTGGTCTTCGTGGTCGCGGACGGCGGCTGGAAGTACCTCTCCACCGGCATCTACACCGCCGGGAGCACCGAGGACGCGGTCGAGGCCCTGCAGGGCCAGCTCTGGGCCTGA
- a CDS encoding helix-turn-helix transcriptional regulator — protein sequence MERTEHAQTPADSDAVRLYARLLTDPGRPPGAPDPGWDGARLAAATAELRALGLLQPTAADTGGHATVSVDTAVRQLLLDADQQIGALFDAVRRTRDTVERLHDGYLPVQERHRAEHPLELVRGADRIAALLEDAARGARTEALSLRPGQDASEPALAGKLARERLALAHGVAMRTVYPAAALRRPTVLAHLRELTAAGAQIRVAHTLPLWLIGVDARVAILPAPGSVRTPGPAHAPGAEPAEAPGPQAAAAVVVREPALVAMIRQLFEYFWAGAWTPPELLTGSRAAPAAPAGRHQEVLRLLAAGLTDAAISRKLEVSERTVRRLVAELIADLGAESRFQAGVHAARLGRL from the coding sequence ATGGAGCGCACCGAGCACGCGCAGACGCCCGCCGACAGCGACGCCGTCCGGCTCTACGCCCGCCTGCTCACCGACCCCGGCCGCCCGCCCGGCGCTCCCGACCCCGGTTGGGACGGCGCGCGACTGGCCGCCGCCACCGCCGAACTGCGCGCGCTCGGACTGCTCCAGCCCACCGCCGCCGACACCGGCGGGCACGCCACGGTCTCCGTCGACACCGCCGTCCGCCAGCTGCTGCTCGACGCGGACCAGCAGATCGGCGCCCTGTTCGACGCCGTCCGCCGTACCCGGGACACCGTCGAGCGGCTGCACGACGGCTACCTGCCCGTGCAGGAACGCCACCGCGCCGAGCACCCGCTCGAACTCGTCCGGGGCGCCGACCGGATCGCCGCCCTGCTGGAGGACGCCGCCCGCGGCGCCCGCACCGAGGCGCTCTCGCTCCGGCCCGGGCAGGACGCCTCCGAGCCGGCCCTGGCCGGCAAACTCGCCCGCGAACGCCTCGCCCTCGCGCACGGCGTGGCGATGCGCACCGTCTACCCGGCCGCCGCCCTGCGCCGCCCCACCGTCCTCGCCCACCTGCGGGAACTCACCGCGGCGGGCGCCCAGATCCGGGTCGCCCACACCCTCCCGCTCTGGCTGATCGGCGTCGACGCCCGGGTGGCGATCCTGCCCGCCCCCGGCTCGGTCCGGACGCCCGGCCCGGCCCACGCGCCCGGGGCCGAACCGGCCGAGGCCCCCGGGCCGCAGGCCGCCGCGGCCGTCGTGGTCCGCGAACCAGCGCTGGTCGCGATGATCCGCCAACTCTTCGAGTACTTCTGGGCCGGCGCCTGGACCCCGCCCGAACTCCTCACCGGCAGCCGCGCCGCCCCCGCCGCGCCGGCCGGCCGCCACCAGGAGGTGCTGCGGCTGCTCGCCGCCGGGCTCACCGACGCCGCGATCAGCCGCAAGCTGGAGGTCTCCGAGCGGACCGTCCGCCGGCTGGTCGCGGAGCTGATCGCCGACCTGGGAGCGGAGAGCCGCTTCCAGGCCGGCGTGCACGCCGCCCGTCTCGGCCGGCTGTAG
- a CDS encoding amino acid permease — protein sequence MAEQIYDEVSDPRPDEEGYARGLGSRQIQMIAIGGAIGTGLFLGAGTAISKAGPSLILSYAVAGVVIFVIMRALGELLTYRPVSGSFAEYAREFLGPFAGYVTGWTYWLFWVVTGMAETTAAAVYVRFWEPGIPQWCSALVFLLLLYAANLISVKLFGEIEFWFSMVKVTAIIGMILIGIGVLTLGFSDAGDTASITNLWQDGGFFPKGIGATVMTLQIVMFAYLGVELVGVTAGESEDPQKTLPRAINTLPWRIGLFYIGALTVILCVVPWTEFQPGVSPFVAAFGKIGIPAAAGIINFVVLTAALSSCNSGMYSTGRMLRDLALRGQAPRRMGTLNGRRTPAAAITASTLLMGLGVVLNYQVPAKAFEYITSVATVCGLWTWAMILICQIRYRTAWQKRHLPEPGFKAPTGVWSSWAALAFLVLVVVLIAFDEDSRISLYVFPAWAAFLVIGYQVLKRRRPEAVHGVPHDHLHAGGGR from the coding sequence ATGGCCGAGCAGATCTACGACGAGGTGTCGGACCCCCGACCGGACGAAGAGGGCTACGCCCGCGGCCTGGGCAGCCGGCAGATCCAGATGATCGCGATCGGCGGGGCGATCGGCACCGGCCTCTTCCTGGGCGCCGGCACCGCGATCTCCAAGGCGGGGCCCAGCCTGATCCTGTCGTACGCGGTCGCGGGCGTGGTGATCTTCGTGATCATGCGCGCGCTCGGCGAACTGCTCACCTACCGCCCGGTGTCGGGCAGTTTCGCCGAGTACGCCCGGGAGTTCCTCGGCCCGTTCGCGGGCTACGTCACCGGCTGGACCTACTGGCTGTTCTGGGTCGTCACCGGCATGGCCGAGACCACCGCCGCCGCCGTCTACGTGCGGTTCTGGGAGCCGGGGATCCCGCAGTGGTGCAGCGCGCTGGTCTTCCTGCTGCTGCTCTACGCGGCCAACCTGATCTCGGTGAAGCTGTTCGGCGAGATCGAGTTCTGGTTCTCGATGGTCAAGGTGACGGCCATCATCGGCATGATCCTGATCGGCATCGGTGTCCTCACACTGGGCTTCAGCGACGCGGGTGACACCGCGTCGATCACCAACCTGTGGCAGGACGGCGGCTTCTTCCCCAAGGGGATCGGCGCCACCGTGATGACCCTTCAGATCGTCATGTTCGCCTACCTGGGCGTCGAGCTGGTCGGCGTCACGGCGGGCGAGAGCGAGGACCCGCAGAAGACCCTGCCGCGCGCCATCAACACCCTGCCCTGGCGGATCGGCCTGTTCTACATCGGGGCCCTGACGGTCATCCTGTGCGTGGTGCCGTGGACCGAGTTCCAGCCCGGCGTCAGCCCGTTCGTCGCCGCCTTCGGCAAGATCGGCATCCCGGCGGCGGCCGGCATCATCAACTTCGTGGTGCTCACCGCGGCGCTCTCCTCCTGCAACTCCGGGATGTACTCCACCGGCCGGATGCTGCGCGACCTCGCCCTGCGCGGCCAGGCGCCCCGCCGGATGGGCACGCTGAACGGGCGGCGCACCCCGGCGGCGGCGATCACCGCCTCCACCCTCCTGATGGGCCTGGGCGTGGTGCTCAACTACCAGGTCCCCGCCAAGGCGTTCGAGTACATCACCTCGGTCGCCACCGTCTGCGGGCTGTGGACCTGGGCGATGATCCTGATCTGCCAGATCCGCTACCGAACCGCCTGGCAGAAGCGCCACCTGCCGGAGCCCGGCTTCAAGGCGCCGACCGGCGTCTGGTCCAGCTGGGCCGCGCTGGCCTTCCTGGTCCTGGTGGTCGTCCTGATCGCCTTCGACGAGGACAGCCGGATCTCGCTGTACGTCTTCCCCGCCTGGGCCGCCTTCCTGGTGATCGGCTACCAGGTGCTCAAGCGCCGCAGGCCGGAGGCGGTCCACGGGGTGCCGCACGACCACCTGCACGCCGGCGGCGGACGCTGA
- a CDS encoding putative leader peptide, with amino-acid sequence MRSVDVSTQAPGTRLVARLHVDLCRLASAICPGTSAGSR; translated from the coding sequence ATGCGTTCCGTCGATGTGAGCACTCAGGCACCGGGCACCCGCCTCGTGGCGCGCCTGCACGTCGACCTGTGCCGGCTCGCCAGCGCGATCTGTCCCGGTACGTCCGCCGGCTCCCGCTGA
- a CDS encoding MBL fold metallo-hydrolase: protein MKLTVVGCSGSFPSTESPCSSYLVEADGYRVVLDLGNGALGALQHYCGLYDVDAVLLSHLHADHCIDLCAYWVARNYRAEGCPELLPVYGPAGTAERLARAYDMPEEPGMREVFDFRTLSPGSFDLGPLRITVAQVNHPVEAYAFRVEHQGRSLVYSGDTGECADLVDLARDSDLFLCEAAYTDGRDTYQAVHLNGREAGEHATAAGARRLVLTHIPPWTDAERNRKDAVAAYAGPVEIARSGAVYEI from the coding sequence ATGAAACTGACCGTGGTGGGGTGCTCGGGAAGCTTCCCGTCCACCGAATCGCCGTGCTCCAGCTACCTCGTGGAGGCCGACGGCTACCGCGTCGTGCTCGACCTCGGCAACGGCGCCCTCGGCGCCCTGCAGCACTACTGCGGCCTGTACGACGTCGACGCCGTACTGCTCAGCCACCTGCACGCCGACCACTGCATCGACCTCTGCGCCTACTGGGTCGCCCGCAACTACCGGGCCGAAGGCTGCCCCGAACTCCTCCCCGTGTACGGGCCGGCCGGTACCGCCGAGCGCCTCGCCCGCGCCTACGACATGCCCGAGGAGCCCGGCATGCGCGAGGTCTTCGACTTCCGCACGCTGAGCCCCGGCAGCTTCGACCTCGGCCCGCTGCGGATCACCGTCGCCCAGGTCAACCACCCCGTCGAGGCCTACGCCTTCCGCGTCGAGCACCAGGGCCGCTCGCTGGTCTACTCCGGCGACACCGGCGAGTGCGCCGACCTCGTCGACCTCGCCCGCGACAGCGACCTCTTCCTCTGCGAGGCCGCCTACACCGACGGGCGGGACACCTACCAGGCCGTCCACCTCAACGGCCGCGAGGCCGGCGAGCACGCCACCGCGGCCGGCGCCCGGCGCCTCGTCCTCACCCACATCCCGCCGTGGACCGACGCCGAACGCAACCGCAAGGACGCCGTCGCCGCCTACGCCGGGCCCGTCGAGATCGCCCGGTCCGGCGCGGTCTACGAGATCTGA
- a CDS encoding MoaD/ThiS family protein, with product MAIEVRIPTILRTYTDGAKSVEGSGANLGELIADLDARHPGIATRLLEGGDLRRFVNVYLNDEDVRFLEGISTAVADGDSVTILPAVAGGAR from the coding sequence ATGGCCATCGAGGTCCGCATCCCGACCATCCTCCGTACCTACACCGACGGGGCCAAGTCCGTCGAAGGCTCCGGCGCCAACCTCGGCGAGCTCATCGCGGACCTCGACGCCCGCCACCCCGGCATCGCCACCCGGCTGCTGGAGGGCGGCGACCTGCGCCGCTTCGTGAACGTGTACCTGAACGACGAGGACGTCCGCTTCCTGGAGGGCATCTCCACCGCCGTCGCCGACGGCGACAGCGTCACCATCCTCCCCGCCGTGGCTGGCGGCGCCCGCTGA
- a CDS encoding Mov34/MPN/PAD-1 family protein, whose protein sequence is MLTITRELHDAIVAHARADHPDEACGVIAGPAGTGRPERFIPMLNAARSPTFYEFDSGDLLKLYRDMDDRDEEPVVVYHSHTATEAYPSRTDVSLASEPHAHYVLVSTAEGTGPDDPFQFRSYRIVDGEITEEDVQVVEAHQP, encoded by the coding sequence ATGCTGACCATCACCCGCGAACTGCACGACGCGATCGTCGCCCACGCCCGGGCCGACCACCCGGACGAGGCCTGCGGCGTCATCGCCGGACCGGCCGGCACCGGCCGGCCCGAGCGGTTCATCCCGATGCTCAACGCGGCGCGCTCGCCGACGTTCTACGAGTTCGACTCCGGCGACCTCCTCAAGCTCTACCGCGACATGGACGACCGGGACGAGGAGCCGGTGGTGGTCTACCACTCGCACACCGCCACCGAGGCCTACCCCTCGCGCACCGACGTCTCGCTCGCCTCCGAGCCGCACGCGCACTACGTGCTCGTCTCCACCGCCGAGGGAACCGGGCCCGACGACCCGTTCCAGTTCCGCTCGTACCGGATCGTGGACGGGGAGATCACGGAGGAAGACGTCCAGGTCGTCGAGGCTCACCAGCCCTGA